In Crassostrea angulata isolate pt1a10 chromosome 6, ASM2561291v2, whole genome shotgun sequence, a genomic segment contains:
- the LOC128189457 gene encoding glutamine synthetase-like, which produces MEKAYIKLKVKLSLKNFGQLKSGIMETNGKLQFVSMPDIPNSSKRVILEYVFANHTNYQFWSRVKVVDREPKTVNDCPAWDSYMWNSVYQKDSEFIPMLTKPVAMFENPFLKSPHKLVLCDMWKTNDEPAGINTRVQCLETMERLKNDPKTGFRPKVPHDPWFGIEQEYIVTRSDNFPASYEPKDNDYSTLILYCSMGHVHDRNVALERDLSMKHLQACIYAGVNACGCIRENGPSQWEYQVGSCPGVEIGDHLQMSRYILLRLGEQYGLRVTLKSVPVRGEAFFSGGHLNFSVRKMREEGGIKFIHHAINLLAKSDPIPLLKIYDQTLDQGNTERLTNTSGHWHPKQDEFVFAGDRKDFTTVRIPPLVEAEGRGYLEDRRPPSSVDPYAAAAGLVRACIFGDFLRPGNEQLKDLSVWDKDPSEL; this is translated from the exons ATGGAGAAGGCCTATATTAAGCTAAAGGTAAAGCTATCGCTGAAAAACTTCGGACAGCTGAAATCTGG AATCATGgaaacaaatggaaaattacaGTTTGTCTCCATGCCAGATATACCAAATTCATCCAAGCGCGTCATATTGGAATATGTGTTTGCCAACCATACTAATTATCAATTTTGGAGTAGGGTGAAAGTTGTGGATAGAGAACCAAAGACTGTGAACG ATTGTCCTGCTTGGGATAGCTATATGTGGAACAGTGTCTACCAGAAGGACTCCGAGTTTATACCAATGCTTACGAAACCAGTAGCGATGTTCGAGAATCCGTTCCTGAAAAGTCCTCATAAACTTGTTTTATGTGATATGTGGAAGACAAATGATGAACCAGCTG GAATAAATACCAGAGTGCAATGCTTGGAGACTATGGAAAGGTTAAAAAATGACCCCAAAACAGGATTCCGTCCCAAGGTCCCCCATGACCCGTGGTTTGGAATTGAGCAGGAGTACATAGTGACCCGCAGTGATAACTTCCCAGCCAGCTATGAACCCAAGGACAATGACTATTCTACTCTCA TTCTCTACTGTAGTATGGGACATGTACACGACAGAAATGTGGCCCTAGAGAGAGACTTGTCCATGAAGCACCTGCAAGCCTGTATATACGCCGGGGTTAATGCCTGTGGCTGCATACGGGAAAATGGACCTTCACAG TGGGAGTATCAGGTTGGGTCGTGTCCTGGGGTAGAAATCGGAGACCACCTACAGATGTCCCGCTACATCCTACTGAGACTAGGGGAGCAGTACGGACTAAGAGTGACTCTAAAATCAGTTCCAGTACGCGGAGAGGCCTTCTTTTCCGGTGGACATTTGAACTTCAGTGTCAGAAAGATGAGAGAAGAAGGAGGAATTAA ATTTATTCACCATGCAATCAACTTGCTGGCTAAATCAGACCCTATTCCTCTCCTCAAAATATACGACCAAACCTTAGATCAAGGCAATACAGAAAGGTTGACCAATACAAGTGGACACTGGCACCCGAAACAGGACGAGTTCGTGTTCGCGGGAGACAGAAAAGATTTCACAACCGTAAGGATACCACCTCTCGTAGAGGCGGAGGGGCGGGGTTACCTTGAGGATCGAAGACCCCCTTCCTCCGTGGATCCCTATGCCGCGGCAGCCGGACTGGTTAGAGCGTGTATATTTGGCGATTTTCTGCGACCTGGGAACGAACAGTTGAAGGACTTGTCTGTATGGGACAAAGACCCATCAGAATTGTAA